One genomic segment of Trichoplusia ni isolate ovarian cell line Hi5 chromosome 5, tn1, whole genome shotgun sequence includes these proteins:
- the LOC113493862 gene encoding uncharacterized protein LOC113493862, translating into MDDIYKNKKEAVGAIDDVSDSSDGVDMLSISSGSRKCLATKYWRQTKKRKAEGEPSFWASSGDDDELSMSTPRRSLRGQNTEGKKIDKAKRSSFLASPEVNVEDGITADKTSKVGGSEPSRSTQLNITEMTGDDIKEKVKEVVTSIKSVSKGMKGTNQKALKNVAAFLEDVTKALLQRSATEETHRLQRENERLKAQTSNLQDEMKEIRKELAAIKLERAKLPPNNNSELVVALKDEITRVLGRVSFLEARILRPPLSSDAKSVQGAQRVVETYAAKASKARVLPKIVQPKSVGKIEKNTPSTLASTAQSKEGLIEERGRLTKEANSTPQEPRGRKPFEEKWETVGDKKQKQKAKKASIRQKEAQEAKIKARLKAPNSTAVVLTLQPEATKRGITYTDLLEQAKQQISLQDLGISGVRPKTTVTGARMLEIPGASSGEKADALAEKLLATLKSVDVRISRPIRRAEIRLSDLDDSATQEEIVTAIAKKGGCSLTDVKVGAIRRDKSGLGTAIASCPVTAVEKLVVVKENDKRLRVGWSSAQVKLLKERPMRCYKCLRDGHVGVSCRSDIDFAGRCFQCGQNGHKIEACSAPPHCIMCNKAGQPDNHFVGSKVCNANKCTQEKRTPEILASESRGQEMETDTQ; encoded by the coding sequence ATGGatgatatttacaaaaacaaaaaagaagctGTGGGTGCAATTGATGATGTGTCCGATTCGTCGGACGGTGTGGATATGTTGAGCATATCTAGCGGGAGTCGCAAATGTCTGGCGACTAAGTACTGGCGTCAGACAAAGAAGCGGAAGGCTGAAGGTGAGCCCAGTTTTTGGGCATCAAGTGGAGACGACGATGAGCTGTCCATGTCCACTCCAAGGAGAAGCCTTAGAGGGCAAAATACTGAAGGGAAGAAGATCGACAAAGCCAAGCGTTCATCGTTCTTGGCTTCGCCTGAAGTGAACGTTGAGGATGGAATAACAGCTGATAAAACCTCGAAGGTTGGAGGATCGGAACCTTCTCGGTCCACTCAGCTGAATATTACCGAAATGACGGGAGATGATATAAAGGAGAAGGTGAAGGAGGTTGTGACCTCCATCAAGTCGGTGTCCAAGGGGATGAAAGGCACTAATCAAAAAGCCTTAAAGAACGTGGCAGCCTTCCTGGAAGACGTCACAAAGGCGCTTCTTCAGCGATCGGCGACTGAGGAGACTCACCGGTTGCAGAGGGAGAATGAGCGCCTCAAAGCTCAAACCAGTAATCTTCAAGATGAAATGAAGGAAATAAGAAAAGAGTTGGCTGCCATAAAGCTCGAGAGAGCTAAATTGCCGCCTAACAACAACTCAGAACTTGTGGTAGCCCTGAAAGATGAGATTACCAGAGTTCTAGGCCGGGTGTCATTTTTGGAGGCGAGAATCCTGCGACCTCCTTTGTCTTCAGACGCAAAGTCAGTGCAGGGTGCGCAGCGGGTCGTAGAAACGTATGCTGCAAAAGCGTCGAAAGCGCGGGTATTGCCTAAAATAGTGCAACCAAAGTCGGTCGGGAAGATAGAGAAAAATACTCCGTCAACTTTGGCGTCGACCGCGCAGTCTAAAGAAGGCTTAATAGAAGAACGGGGCAGACTTACCAAAGAGGCCAATTCCACCCCTCAAGAACCCCGCGGACGCAAGCCTTTTGAGGAAAAGTGGGAGACTGTCGGAGACAAGAAACAGAAGCAGAAGGCTAAAAAGGCATCAATAAGGCAGAAAGAAGCTCAAGAGGCGAAAATTAAGGCGCGTCTCAAAGCCCCTAACTCGACGGCAGTTGTCCTTACCCTGCAGCCAGAAGCTACAAAGAGAGGGATTACGTACACTGACCTGTTGGAGCAGGCTAAGCAGCAAATTAGTCTGCAAGACTTAGGAATCAGTGGTGTACGTCCCAAAACCACGGTCACAGGTGCCCGTATGCTAGAGATCCCTGGAGCTTCTAGTGGGGAGAAGGCAGACGCTCTGGCTGAAAAACTCTTAGCGACCTTAAAATCTGTAGATGTCCGAATTTCAAGGCCGATCAGGCGCGCTGAAATACGGCTCTCAGACCTAGACGACTCAGCAACTCAGGAGGAAATCGTTACAGCCATCGCCAAGAAGGGAGGATGCTCTCTCACCGATGTTAAGGTGGGAGCAATCCGTCGAGATAAAAGTGGACTGGGTACGGCAATTGCTTCATGCCCAGTAACTGCTGTGGAAAAGCTAGTGGTAGTTAAAGAGAATGATAAACGACTTAGAGTAGGTTGGTCATCAGCGCAGGTCAAACTTCTTAAGGAGCGACCAATGCGCTGTTATAAATGCCTTCGCGATGGACATGTAGGAGTTTCCTGCCGATCGGATATCGATTTCGCTGGACGTTGCTTTCAGTGTGGACAAAACGGCCACAAGATAGAGGCGTGCTCGGCTCCTCCGCATTGCATAATGTGCAACAAGGCAGGACAACCAGATAACCATTTTGTCGGTAGCAAAGTTTGCAATGCAAATAAGTGTACACAGGAGAAAAGAACGCCTGAGATTCTGGCGTCGGAAAGCAGAGGGCAGGAGATGGAAACGGATACTCAGTGA
- the LOC113493949 gene encoding uncharacterized protein LOC113493949: MDLHVLQANINHSARAQDLLMQSMAEWLINIAIVAEPYYVPPRDNWAGDEEGLVALISSGSPPMENKSRGRGFVASHVGDLLVVGVYFSPNRQLAEFEEFLGRLGTFVGSNRSRPVVIAGDFNAKSTAWGSPVTSARGRLVEEWALELGLVLLNRGSVQTCVRHNGGSIVDLSFASPVIGRRISDWRVVEGSETLSDHRYIRFSVCTNSSPSHTQRRATESGEGPRWAVKKLNREDLEEAAIVLGWATPVHSASIDIDEEAMQFRQALTHLCDAAMPRIRYRGPVKRQVYWWSQEIAELRRSCVNARHRYARFRRRRRRPEDAPVRESELYALYTTAKKDLQLSIKAAKVRAREELLAILG, translated from the exons ATGGATCTGCATGTATTACAAGCGAATATCAATCACTCTGCTAGAGCGCAAGACCTGTTGATGCAGAGCATGGCAGAGTGGCTGATAAACATCGCTATCGTTGCTGAACCATATTATGTGCCACCTAGAGACAACTGGGCGGGGGACGAGGAAGGTTTAGTTGCCCTCATTTCGTCAGGATCTCCACCAATGGAGAATAAATCAAGAGGTAGGGGCTTTGTGGCTTCACATGTCGGGGATCTGCTGGTTGTAGGAGTGTATTTCTCACCTAATCGACAGCTAGCAGAGTTCGAAGAATTTCTTGGGCGACTTGGAACTTTTGTGGGCAGCAATCGGTCTCGGCCCGTCGTTATCGCAGGAGACTTTAATGCCAAATCAACGGCATGGGGCTCCCCCGTAACAAGTGCAAGGGGACGGCTAGTTGAGGAGTGGGCCCTTGAACTAGGCTTGGTTCTGCTCAACCGGGGCAGCGTACAGACATGCGTCCGACATAATGGTGGCTCCATCGTGGACCTTTCGTTCGCGAGTCCCGTCATCGGACGGCGTATATCCGACTGGAGGGTGGTTGAAGGGTCGGAGACATTGTCGGATCACAGATACATCCGTTTCAGTGTCTGCACAAATTCATCTCCATCACACACACAACGTCGAGCAACTGAAAGCGGTGAAGGTCCACGGTGGGCAGTGAAGAAGCTCAATCGGGAAGACTTGGAAGAGGCCGCCATCGTGTTGGGTTGGGCTACACCAGTTCATAGTGCTAGCATTGACATAGACGAGGAAGCTATGCAGTTTCGACAGGCACTTACACATTTATGTGACGCGGCGATGCCACGTATACGGTATCGCGGACCCGTAAAACGACAAGTGTACTGGTGGTCGCAGGAGATCGCCGAACTACGGCGCTCGTGTGTCAATGCACGTCACCGGTACGCAAGATTCCGTAGGAGACGTCGCCGCCCTGAGGACGCACCTGTGCGTGAATCCGAATTGTATGCTTTGTATACAACCGCGAAGAAAGACCTTCAGTTATCAATAAAAGCTGCAAAAGTCCGAGCACGAGAGGAACTATTGGCCATCCTG GGGTAA